One Actinoplanes missouriensis 431 DNA segment encodes these proteins:
- a CDS encoding GNAT family N-acetyltransferase gives MTADHADQVIDVYRLGIASGHATFETEPPTWQAFDAARLPDHRFVAMDPGDEQNRILGWVACSPVSDRCVYAGVVEHSVYVHPGAHGRGIGRLLLTALITSTENAGVWTIQSGVFPENAASLALHTACGFRVVGTRERVGRHHGVWRDVVLLERRSPVIT, from the coding sequence ATGACCGCCGACCACGCCGACCAGGTCATCGACGTCTACCGGCTCGGCATCGCCTCCGGCCACGCCACCTTCGAGACCGAGCCACCCACCTGGCAGGCGTTCGACGCGGCCCGGCTGCCCGATCACCGATTCGTCGCCATGGACCCCGGTGACGAGCAGAACCGGATCCTCGGCTGGGTCGCCTGCTCCCCCGTCTCGGACCGCTGCGTCTACGCCGGCGTCGTCGAGCACTCCGTCTACGTCCACCCCGGCGCCCACGGCCGCGGCATCGGCAGGCTGCTGCTCACCGCGCTGATCACGAGCACCGAGAACGCCGGCGTCTGGACGATCCAGTCCGGCGTCTTCCCGGAGAACGCGGCGAGCCTCGCCCTGCACACCGCCTGCGGTTTCCGCGTCGTCGGCACCCGCGAACGGGTCGGCCGCCACCACGGCGTCTGGCGTGACGTCGTACTCCTGGAACGCCGCAGCCCGGTGATCACCTGA
- a CDS encoding flavin monoamine oxidase family protein, giving the protein MDTVIERDVVVVGAGPAGLMAARTLAAAGRSVAVLEARDRVGGRTWSDVIDGAFLEIGGQWVSPDQTELLSLLSELGLGTYPRYREGDAVYLAPDGTRTRYQAATFPTSEKTTAEIDRLTTILDELVAEIDPDAPWKHPRARELDTISFQHWLRRESADDEACDAVGLFIAGGMLTKPAHSFSALQALLMAASAGSFSHLTDENFILDRRVIGGMQSVSLAMAASLGADVHLGTPVRTIRREPGGSVTVVSDHITVRAEQVIVAVPPPLYSRISYEPPLPRRQHQLHQHLSMGLVIKVHAVYETPFWRADGLSGTGFGSQSLVQEVYDNTNHGDTRGTLVGFVADEKADQLFALDPAARRERILASIAEFLGEQALNPVVYYESDWASEEWTRGAYGASFDLGGLSRYGADLRTPVGPIHWACSDIAGAGFQHVDGALRMGRAAAESILAA; this is encoded by the coding sequence GGACGTAGTCGTGGTCGGGGCCGGTCCGGCCGGCCTGATGGCCGCCCGTACCCTCGCCGCCGCCGGACGCAGCGTGGCCGTTCTCGAAGCGCGGGACCGGGTCGGCGGCCGCACGTGGAGCGACGTGATCGACGGGGCGTTCCTCGAAATCGGCGGCCAGTGGGTGTCACCCGATCAGACCGAGCTGTTGTCCCTGCTCAGCGAGCTGGGCCTGGGCACGTACCCGCGTTACCGGGAGGGCGACGCGGTCTACCTCGCGCCGGACGGCACCCGTACCCGGTACCAGGCTGCGACGTTCCCGACCAGCGAGAAGACGACCGCCGAGATCGACCGTCTCACCACGATCCTGGACGAGCTCGTCGCCGAGATCGACCCCGACGCGCCCTGGAAGCACCCGCGCGCCCGCGAACTCGACACCATCTCCTTCCAGCACTGGCTGCGCCGCGAGTCCGCCGACGACGAGGCCTGCGACGCGGTCGGCCTGTTCATCGCGGGCGGCATGCTGACCAAGCCGGCGCACAGCTTCTCCGCCCTGCAGGCGTTGCTGATGGCGGCCTCGGCCGGCTCGTTCAGCCACCTCACCGACGAGAACTTCATCCTCGACCGCCGGGTGATCGGCGGCATGCAGTCGGTGTCGCTGGCGATGGCCGCGTCGCTCGGCGCCGACGTGCACCTCGGCACCCCGGTCCGCACGATCCGGCGCGAGCCAGGCGGTTCGGTCACCGTCGTTTCCGACCACATCACGGTACGGGCGGAGCAGGTTATCGTGGCGGTCCCGCCGCCCCTGTACTCCCGGATCAGTTACGAGCCCCCGCTTCCGCGCCGTCAGCACCAGCTGCACCAGCACCTGTCGATGGGCCTGGTAATCAAGGTGCACGCGGTCTACGAGACGCCGTTCTGGCGGGCCGACGGCCTGTCCGGCACCGGGTTCGGATCGCAGTCGCTGGTCCAGGAGGTCTACGACAACACGAACCACGGCGACACCCGTGGCACCCTCGTCGGTTTCGTCGCCGACGAGAAGGCCGACCAGTTGTTCGCCCTGGACCCGGCCGCGCGCCGGGAGCGGATCCTCGCCTCGATCGCCGAGTTCCTCGGTGAGCAGGCGCTGAACCCGGTCGTCTACTACGAGTCGGACTGGGCCAGCGAGGAGTGGACGCGGGGCGCCTACGGCGCGAGCTTCGACCTGGGCGGCCTCTCCCGGTACGGGGCCGACCTGCGCACCCCGGTCGGCCCGATCCACTGGGCCTGCTCGGACATCGCCGGAGCCGGCTTCCAGCACGTGGACGGCGCCCTGCGCATGGGCCGAGCCGCCGCCGAATCCATCCTGGCCGCCTGA